DNA from Nitrospina gracilis Nb-211:
GGAAGAAGTGAAAAAACGGGGGCCGGGTTGTATCTTGCCGTTTTTTCGAAGCAAAACGGTTTGCCACGTCGCAAATCTGCATTATAATCGTGAAGGGTCCCGCAACTCGGGGCCTTTTCTTTAAACTGAGGGGAAGCATGAAAACCGCCGATCTGGTCGATCATCTCAACCGAATTTCCTTCTTCGACGATTTCACCAGCGAGGAAAAGCAGACGCTGGCGCAGATTCCGGGCACTGTGCAGAATGCCGCCAGTGGAGAGGTTGTGATCCGCAAGGGCACCACCGATCCCACCATGTATTTTGTGCTGGAAGGCACGGCGGTCATCTCCGCCGGGGAAGACCTGGACCACGAGATCACCGAGCTCCATGTGGGGGCCTTGTTCGGCGACGTGCCGTTTGTGAAAGCGGTGCCGCGTGTGACCAGCGTCATCGCCAAAACCGACGCCATTCTCCTGCGCTATCACAAGGATCACATGGCGCAGATGAGCCCGTTGCTCATCGGCAAGTTCAAGGACCAGTTTCTGAAACTGTTCGCCATCCGCCTCGACATGCTGAAAAGCACCATCAGCCAGAACCGCGTCGATTTTGAAAAGTTCTTCGATTCCTTCCAGAACATATTCAGGGAAATTGAAGTCATCAACCAGGATATCATCATCGCCGAAGACAACAGGGACGAATGACGTCCCGTCCGTACCCTCTACGGACGCAAAATCCCCGATAAATTAAATTGAAAATGGAAATAGCCCGGACAAGCGGGAAGGGGAGAGGTGTGTGTTGCGGGGTGGATTTATTTTCTGGGAATGGAGAAGGCGAGCAGGAACCAGCCGATCATGAACGACAACCCGCCCAGCGGGGTGACGGGGCCCAGCACTCTGGGACCGCCCAGCGCCAGCCAGTACAGGCTTCCCGAAAACATGACGATGCCTGCGAGGAAAAACCAGCCGGCTTTGATGACCTTCGCATTGTTGCCGTCGCCCAGGTGTCCGGCGAGCAGGCCAACGAGAACCAGCGCCAGGCTGTGAAAGAACTGGTACTGGTTGGCGGTGTGAAACGTGGCGAGGCTTTTCTCCGTCAATATGGCTTTCAATGAATGCGCACCGAACGCACCGAGCATGACGCTCAGCCCAGCCAATATGCCACCCAGTAGTATCCAGCGCCGCATGATGTTCACCCCACAATGTTGTACCGCCGCGGGCGGTATTTGACGCCGAACTGCTTCCCGGCGATTTCTTCGCATTTGTCTTCGTCCACATCCTTCTGGTGCGTCACGATGGTGGCTTGTACGTCCGGAATGTAGCGTTTGGCCTCTTCGATGAATTTCAGAATCT
Protein-coding regions in this window:
- a CDS encoding Crp/Fnr family transcriptional regulator, with translation MKTADLVDHLNRISFFDDFTSEEKQTLAQIPGTVQNAASGEVVIRKGTTDPTMYFVLEGTAVISAGEDLDHEITELHVGALFGDVPFVKAVPRVTSVIAKTDAILLRYHKDHMAQMSPLLIGKFKDQFLKLFAIRLDMLKSTISQNRVDFEKFFDSFQNIFREIEVINQDIIIAEDNRDE
- a CDS encoding DUF423 domain-containing protein; this translates as MRRWILLGGILAGLSVMLGAFGAHSLKAILTEKSLATFHTANQYQFFHSLALVLVGLLAGHLGDGNNAKVIKAGWFFLAGIVMFSGSLYWLALGGPRVLGPVTPLGGLSFMIGWFLLAFSIPRK